A window of the Chanodichthys erythropterus isolate Z2021 chromosome 21, ASM2448905v1, whole genome shotgun sequence genome harbors these coding sequences:
- the b3galt1a gene encoding beta-1,3-galactosyltransferase 1, translated as MPSKVSCLYLLTVVCWASALWYLSGSRPSTTYVGQMTFARKPHPRLSKNDTFSNIRTRTLNPHNFKFLINEPKKCEGTTPFLVLLISTNHKEFDARQAIRETWGDENIFSDVRIVTLFLLGYNSEPVLNQMVEQESQIFHDILVEDFVDSYHNLTLKTLMGMRWVSSFCPNAQYVMKTDSDIFVNMDNLVFNLLRPNTKPRRRFFTGHVINGGPIRDVHSKWFMSRDLYPDSRYPPFCSGTGYVFSGDMAELLYKTSLHTRLLHLEDVYVGLCLRKLGIQPFQNNAFNHWKMTYSLCRYRKVLTVHQISPEEILRIWNDMSNKKHLKC; from the coding sequence ATGCCATCCAAGGTGTCATGCCTGTATTTGCTGACTGTGGTCTGCTGGGCCAGCGCTCTGTGGTATCTCAGCGGCTCCCGGCCCTCAACCACCTACGTGGGTCAGATGACCTTCGCCCGCAAACCGCACCCGCGGCTCTCGAAGAACGACACGTTCAGCAATATCCGCACGCGCACTCTGAACCCACACAATTTCAAGTTCCTCATCAATGAACCCAAAAAATGTGAAGGCACAACGCCCTTTCTTGTGCTCCTCATCAGCACCAACCACAAGGAGTTTGACGCCCGGCAGGCGATCCGGGAGACGTGGGGAGATGAGAACATATTCAGCGACGTTCGCATCGTGACGCTGTTTCTTCTCGGCTACAACTCTGAGCCTGTGCTCAACCAGATGGTGGAACAAGAAAGCCAGATCTTCCATGACATCCTAGTCGAGGACTTTGTGGATTCCTACCACAATCTGACCCTGAAGACTCTCATGGGGATGCGGTGGGTGTCCTCATTCTGCCCAAATGCACAGTACGTCATGAAAACAGACAGTGATATATTTGTCAACATGGACAATTTAGTGTTTAACCTGCTGAGACCCAACACCAAACCAAGGCGCCGCTTTTTCACGGGTCACGTGATAAACGGAGGACCCATACGTGATGTTCACAGCAAGTGGTTCATGTCTAGAGATCTCTACCCCGATAGCAGGTACCCACCTTTTTGCTCTGGGACTGGATACGTGTTCTCCGGAGACATGGCGGAGCTGCTCTATAAGACCTCCCTACATACGAGACTCCTACATCTGGAGGATGTGTACGTGGGACTGTGCCTGCGGAAACTAGGCATTCAGCCCTTCCAGAACAATGCATTCAATCACTGGAAAATGACCTATAGTCTGTGCCGTTACCGAAAAGTGTTGACTGTACATCAGATTTCACCAGAGGAGATACTGAGAATATGGAACGATATGTCCAACAAGAAACATCTCAAATGCTAA